One Clupea harengus chromosome 3, Ch_v2.0.2, whole genome shotgun sequence DNA window includes the following coding sequences:
- the LOC116220023 gene encoding uncharacterized protein LOC116220023, with the protein MGNFRNKMRRAGCQEVTVNAGKRSRSYPENESSHSNIKRPKRAEVNFLPNFPQGKDPSSLEQLRQTIVEEVKKTEKNLPLIRKMMETTFPLRRQTIVMSCPPVNELMDLWPALKIESELYAEFQRITNQNLPNTFYAELDRHLPRLMTLFRQKASKTGKTADALAEILKIHDELEIHDIHTKRITVLHALPVYLHEDVSGFFRTCTDESDELELDGVAVALLTVISDNDTRPVHHHPVRISVIIESDAVVSLPRLSDAFLVIFGLIYALHLSYPKALTNTFEFTEKILLGLESGKLSPRLQTLKNDLLM; encoded by the exons ATGGGCAATTTCAGGAACAAGATGAGACGGGCTGGATGTCAGGAGGTCACTGTTAATGCTGGAAAAAGAAGTAGAAGTTATCCTGAAAATGAATCTTCACATTCCAACATTAAAAGACCCAAGCGAGCAGAAGTCAACTTCCTACCAAACTTTCCCCAAGGAAAGGATCCTTCAAGCCTTGAGCAGTTGAGGCAGACAATTGTTGAAGAAGTCAAGAAGACTGAGAAGAACCTGCCCCTCATTAGAAAGATGATGGAGACCACATTTCCCCTACGCCGACAGACCATAGTGATGTCCTGCCCACCAGTGAACGAGCTCATGGACCTCTGGCCTGCTCTCAAAATAGAGTCTGAG TTGTATGCAGAGTTCCAGCGGATTACGAATCAGAACCTGCCCAACACATTCTATGCTGAGCTTGACCGCCATCTTCCTCGACTGATGACCTTATTCAGACAGAAGGCATCAAAAACTGGAAAGACAGCAGATGCTCTGGCTGAAATTTTAAAAATCCACGATGAACTG GAAATCCATGACATCCACACCAAGCGCATTACTGTTCTCCACGCCCTTCCAGTGTATCTGCACGAGGACGTTTCTGGATTTTTCAGAACCTGCACA GACGAGTCTGATGAGCTGGAGCTTGATGGCGTTGCAGTGGCCCTCCTTACGGTCATCAGTGACAATGACACACGTCCAGTTCACCACCACCCTGTGAGAATCTCTGTAATCATTGAAAGTGATGCCGTGGTCAGCCTCCCCAGACTTAGCGATGCCTTCCTGGTAATCTTTGGACTGATATATGCACTACACCTCAGCTACCCCAAAGCACTGACCAACACTTTTGAATTCACTGAAAAGATTTTACTTGGTCTAGAAAGTGGTAAACTGTCACCCAGGTTGCAGACCCTCAAGAATGACTTGTTGATGTaa